ATATTGTGTGTTCTGCATTGCAGTGGATGGTGAGAAGATGGATACGATTTCATGGAAAAGATGAAGCTCTAAGATTGATGAATTGGAATAACAGTGATCCTCATTTCAGTCTAAGGTTTTAGCCAATGTTATTCTATAACGCAATCCACATGTTCTGTTTCAAGCGCCTGGTTGACTGACCTTTATATACTTTGCTTCATAGGgtgaacacatcaaaaggctatACTAGGGCTGACCTTATAAAACGATTGGAAAGTTTACAGGTGCTTCCATTAATCTTCTTACCTCCTGTTCTGTCGTGTATGAGTTCGAGTATAATTTCTTAAAACCAAGAATGACTGAATGAGTATAGCATGTACTTTCTGCACTTCATATATGTAATTTTGGATTTTGTCCAAATTTCAGTTCACATTGGAGAATATCAATCTTGATATAGAGCTAGTTGGGTCTATCTCAGTATCCATTTCAATGCCAATTCTATGACAATTTTGCAATCTAATGGATGTTTTTTTGTAGGTTCATTATGAAGAATCAATTATGGATGAATTTGTCTGTGTTCGGGAAGGGATGCAGGTACATTAGCTGAATAGATTTGTCTTTCTACTATTTGTACACACTTTTCATATGTTGACATGATCTTTTCATATCCTCTGTACCTTTTCTTTAAACAAATgtgatttgtttaatatatatattttttctcgaaaacgcaggagagctgcgcttcATTAAATTAAGAAGAGAATAAAGGGCAAGAGCCCAAACAACACCttacacaccacacacacacgcacacgccCCAACAGTTTCTAGGATTACACTCGCGCCGGTGACATAAACACACAAGACGACCACTACTGAGTTAGACACTCTAACTACCGGGTCGGAGGGCAGTCAGGAAAGATAATCCTCGAGCCCCTGCCATAGACCACAAGCGGCGGTCCTCGCCAGCTAAAATCAGAGCACCAGCTAAGCTTGGAGCTGATCCATCGAAAACACACCCATTGCGATGGTTCCAAATAGTCCATGCTCCAAGTATAATAAGCGAATTAACTCCTTGCCTTATCAGCCCATCAGCGGTGCTGCTGCTAGCTTTCTCCCACCAAGCATGGAAGGACAACTCTGTAGGCTGAGGGGACAGTATCTGAAGACCGACCTGTCTAAGCAGATTGAACCAAAATTCTCTTGCGAACACACAATGGACAAGGAGATGGTCAATAgtctcttcttcttggtcacagaGAGGACAATATTCAGGATGAGGCAACCCGCGACGTGCCAGGCGATCAGCCGTCCAGCACTTGTTGTGCGCGACCAGCCACATAAAGAAGCGACACTTAGGTGGTGCCCAAGATTTCCAGATTCTTTCCCATGGTCCAAAGAGAGTAGAACCCAAAAAGAACCCATCATATGCCGACTTAGCCGAGTATTGTCTGTTGGAGGAGAGCCTCCAGATGTGTCTATCCTCAACCTCTGGCTGCAGCTGAAAATCCATCAATAAATCCCATAATTGTAGAAAATCCACCAACACACCAACTGTACGAGCTCCCTGTATGTCACATTTCTACCATTTCAAGACCTAGTAAACATGTTAGAGTGCATAAGATGTCAGCTTTCATTGCATTTCCAGGAAAGTGATCTGAGAGCTGATTAAAAAATCAACCTTAAATACTTAAGATTTCTAGCAAATAAAATTGTAAAAATGGATAGTTCTATGCTTATTGCTTTAGATGTTATTTTGATTGTTATAACTGTGAGTCAGTATATCTTACCTTGCATCATGTTGGATAAGTTTGTTATTTATTATGCAAGTCCGTTTGCATTCAATCAAGGGCCCTTGTGTGCATTCACTGTTTCCCCTGAAGAAGAATCATTTTATCATTTATCCATTACCAAACCACTGATTTCATTTCTCATATTTTTCTTGATTATGCCTCTTGTTATGCTTGATAATTGGACAATTTAATTTCTTCTTTGTATAGTCAGTCTTACAAGCTGGACTACTGAAAGATGGCATTTGTGCTGTGCAAGATGAGAGTGCAGGCAAGTTACGATAGTTATTTCATGATCACTAAGCATGTACCTTATCCAAAATGTCGTTACTGCATTAAAATGACATTTTTCTAAGATTACTGCATTAAAatgtttttttcttctaaaaatgaTATTACTGCACTAAAAAATGCTCTTAGCGAATAATAGCCCATGGCTGTGGAAAGGCATTCAGTCACTTCCGTTTAGTTGGGAGTGACACAGTTTCATTTGGGGAATTTATTGATAGTCTGTGTTGAGTTATGAAAGACCTATTGCAGGCCTTGTAGTGTTTGTGGTCGATCCACAACCTGGGGAAACAATTGTTGATTGCTGTGCTGCACCTGGTGGAAAGACTCTTTTCATGGCATCACGGTTGTCAGGAGAAGGTAGGAAAATGGAATGGACAGAGGGGTTTAATTTTCTAATGATGTTGTAATGCAAACTGTAATAAACTTGTTTTGCTACTATCTCATGAATACGAGCATTCACAAATGCCACTTTTAAGTGAAAGTGTCAAGATCATACAGTTTAACTAGCCATCGGATGCTATACTCAAACTGCATGGGTATAATGTTTATACCTGGCGAATATACTTAGCTTGATAACCACTGGCACATGGATATCATTTACCATATGCCTGAAGGTGCATATAATCAGGCTATCAGCAGTAAAGTGATTCATTCCGACATTCACTCACATCTCCACTTTGTTCTGCTGATATCCTGATTATATGCACCTTCAGGCATATGGTTCTTGATATCCATGTGCCATTGGTTGTGAAAAAGATGTGAGTGAATTTTGGGATGAATCACTTTCCACTTCTTACTGCTGATAGCCTGATTATATCCACCTTCAGGCATATGGTAATTGATATCCATGTGCCAGTGGTTGTCAGGTATAAAGTTTATATCCATGCAGTTCTAGTGCAGCATCTGATGGCTAGTTAAACTGTATGACCTTGATACCTTCACTAAAACTGGCATTTATAAATGCTTGTATTTAAAGTCAACAAGTACATAGATCTCACAAAAATCATTTCAGAATGTTTTCTTTTCCCAACACGTTTGCCATTTTATGTGGTTCTGATCGGATTCCATATGTCGAATGGATAGTAGCTTAGAGACTTGTCACGATCATGTACTCTGGTACAGGGAAGATATGGGCTCTGGACATAAACAAAGGTCGCTTGAGAATACTCATGGATGCAGCAAAGTTACACGGTCTAGATGATATGATCGTTGACATCCATGCTGATCTTCGACTATATGCTGTAAGTTCCCATGAAAGTTCACACAAACCCAGAAAAAGAACAGAAGATTTGCTTATAACGCTCCAATGGAAATATTTTAGAAATATGACTAGTAATCATCATGGATTCATGTTTAATGATTGTCCACATATATGATAAGAAAATTTTGCCCATGTGGACATATATTGCAGAAGGAAACCACTGCTAAATATGACAAAGTATTGTTGGATGCTCCATGCTCTGGGCTGGGAGTCCTTTCCAAGGTACCTTTCTTCATCAAGTACATCTCCAACATTTCATCCTTCCAGTTTTCATTTAAACCAATCTGAATCTGGAGCTACAAGCTATTGCATTATAAAATTACTTTTTTTTGAATGTTCCTAAGAGGGCGGACTTACGTTGGAATAGGCAGTTGGAAGATTTGGAAGAGTTGATGTGTTTACAAGACGAGCTTCTTGATTCGGCATCAATGTGAGATCCCTTGCTCTGTAAAATCATGCAAGAAAATTTGTCTGAACAACATCTGAGGTTACTTACAAGGGTTTTACTTGCAGCTTGGTAAAGCCTGGTGGTATACTAATCTACAGTACGTGTTCAATTGACCCTGAAGAAAATGAAAAGAGGATTGCTGCTTTTGTTCAGAGGCATCCGGTACTTTTTTTCATAACAATCAGCACTATTTGTTTTGTTCAAGTTATAAACTCAATATTCAACTTGAATGATAAAAAATATGTTTGTCCTTCCTATTCAGGGACTGTTGGTATTATACTATTATTATGTGTTGCATTGTTTTTCCACTGAAGTGAAGTAGCAGTAGCACTATCAATAAACTTCTTAATTCCAGTAACTGGAAGTTCTTCATAACCAACCATTCCCACTATATTCTAGCCCTACTATTTCAGGTCTAAAGAATGATATAACTCTGGTGTAGGACACAAAACTGTGCACATTTAAACTTTCTGTAGCATTATTTTTTTCCTGCAATTGGAGTTCCTGCATCATGATTCATGTCCGCAACCTTGACACTTCATCATGTTCCTTTTTTGCATACAGAATGTTTTGTATACCCAATAAAAAATCTTATTATGATTATATTTTTTGAAATCTGTATATTAATTACTTTATGATATGCTGTAGGAATTTGCTCCTCAGAGTGTATGTGGGTATGTTCCTACAGAATTTATCACAGATGAAGGTTTCTATTGCTCAAATCCAACTAAGCACTCTATGGATGGGGCATTTGCTGCACGCCTTGTCCGGTCATCGCACTAATATTATAGGAGTTGCCACAAggccacaactaggtgagatggAATCACATGTATTGCCCTAATTTTAAAGTGCACCAAGTCACTGCTTCAATATCTTTATCTTACATATTCTTGAAACTCTGTCTGCGTTTTCCTCTCGCATTCTACATTAAGAAGCACTGTGCTTTGGCTTCACAAAAAAAGCAGTCAAATTCATACCATATTGCTTCTTGTACGGCACGCAGATTAGTTGCATCATAAACAACAAGAATGCTGAGGATGCCCTGATGAGTAATGTTataaatgtatgttgcaagccaAGGTACTAGAACTACACCTGCTTGAATGGTCTGCCACTGTGCATCTCTATTTAGTTGATCCTAGTGTAGCATGACTATGACACCTTTGTCTAATGCTGCAAATGGTAGAGTTAGTAGTGATAAGAATTTCTAGATGGATGCACTCATCCAAAATTCCAAATGTAGCCTAACATACATACATTTAGTTAAATATGGTATTTTAGAAATTATTCTAGTGCACATTATTTATAGGCAATACCAGACAAGTGTCGTCATTACTACTGTGGAAGAAACAAGGTTTTTTATCAGCATGGAAGTTATATATATCATTCCTTGTTTGCAATCATAAAGTGTGTATTTATTGTCTATACTTGGGTTGTATAATTGCTGTCAGTGACTGTGAACTGAGATGCCTGGCCTTACAGCTAATTTTCTAGTTGAAGGAGATTTTGTGCAACTAGAAATCAAATGTAGCATGTAGGCGGGCACCAATTCTTTTAGTGATGCAAGTGACAAGTGAGAGATTTTGAAGAACTGCCACGTGCTATTTTGTGTACATCTTACATACTGTTGTGTATCTTGTTTGCCACGGCAGAAGATGCACAATGTCCTGTAAACTCTTTGCAAGCTATGTGGCACATACTGTTGTTTGTATCCGATTATCTTCATCTCAAGTTCCTTTTTTTAATATCCTCTCATTTTATAAAGATTATTATAATAATTAGCAAGCAAGGCTAATCTTTTTATTTGAGGATCTAAAGAATTTTATGAGAGCATACCATAAGCGAAGCTTCATCCTACTGGAGACATTTGAAATGTTGATACATATCATACACTCATTGAGCGGCAAATAGTTAAGAGTGCTTGCAAGGCCATTTGTTTGGTTGGGAACTTCCAAGATGAAGCTTGGACTTCTCCCTTTATGTACTTTTGCATTTTTCTACTGTCTAAAAGACTGATTAGTCTTTCTTTTGATCCATCTTATGCGCATCACTAATTTATTATGTATTTGCTCAATACATAATCAAAATCAACATATCTACTCTTTTAAGAAAAACAGAGAAACATATTGATTTGACCTTTGAAATGATGAGGCAACAGACAATGCCCCTCAAAACAAACACATAAGGTAGTGCTGTTTTAGGATGGTTTGGGTTTTTACATGAGACAGTATGTGAATATCTTGCATCATCTTTTTTTATGTGTAGTATATTCAATTGAACTCTTAAGAAATTCACCAGTGCCTCTTCTGTGACCTCAAATTATTGGTACAAAGAGGGCCACAATCACCAAGCCAATGGAAGCTAGTGTGACTGAGAATGGAATTCTCCCTGTGTCTTTCCTGAGGAACATTGCTTCATAGATTGGGATATTGATGATAACTAGCACCCCACATAGAATGACCTGGAGGAAAAATATATTGAATACTATGTGCCTGTGATGATTTGGTATAGCCCTCCCACCAAGCGCACATGGTTGAGTAATGCAACTGTTACAATGATCACATATTCTGGTGAAGACGATCCAAATTCCATGATTTCTTGCTCGTACCTTTTCGATTCATCTTTATTGCTGGCCTTTGATGTAACTGCAAACCCCATCTTTGACAGTCCTACCAAATTCCTGATTGTGTCAATGACACCATAGAGGTATGAGGTTATTCTTTTAATTATCCACATCCTCTGTCCATTCCACCACCCCTTCAATGTTTCTCCGGATAATAATGCTTCATATAGGTTGTACATATTCTCCACCGATGAAACATATAGGAAAGGTATGACCCATGGACTCATTATCTGAATGACTAAGGGCATTGTGTTAGTTTCACTGCAAATTATATGAAACTAAAGTGACACTTATATCATATAATGTTACCTCTGGAAATAGGGGAGTGCTCTTGAGAAGGCCAAGTGAAGGGATGATAACATAATATAGTGTAGGGAGTGAGTTTGGTGCCCACAAACCAGGAATTGAGTAGGCCATTTGATGTAGTAACCTGATATTTCCATGTCCAAAGAAGAAGGGACAGTACTTCGAAAGAAAGATTGAAAAATTACCCTCGCTCCATCTCTTGTGTTGCAGTATTGTCTGAGCAAGTGTTGTTGGACCTACACCGATAAATGCTGCTCTTGATGGGCTCATGAAGACTGACCCCTACCCTCTACAATGTATTGCCAATCCAGTGATGATGTCTTCTACTGCACAATCATATTTCAAGTCAATCTCATTTCCCCACTGTGTTTTATATTCATAAGTGCAGGTTGCTAATGACTTCGCTTTCTCTTCAGTCTGATCTATGTTGACTTGTGTCTTTTTCTTAATTCCTCTGTCCCAATCTTCCTTGTATTCTTTGGTTTACCTTCTGCCACATAGGATCTCCCTTCTATGGAAGCATCTGGAGCCACAATATAGAGGGCCACCCACACTGTCGAAATCACTCAGCTCCTTTAGATCTGAAGTAGCTATGTTAGTGTCATGACATGTATAGTAGTTGCATATACTGCTATTGCTATTTATGAAAGGTGTTGAAATCACATTGCTATTGCTGACCTGATTGATGACACGGAGGGAGTTGTCATATATGTCATTCTTCGTCACATTGTTATAGGTCTGAGGGTACTGTACAAATCCGATTTTGTGACCCATTTCTTCATCAAGGAAGAAGCATAACGCATCTCTGATTGAATCACTGTTGTTGGAATACATATCACAGTCCACATTCATGATGATAGGGCTGTTGCTTATcactgatgatacccttatctgaattaaaaaaagaaatgttGACATATTTTTAGACTCGTGGTTAAGGCATCATATTCTTTCATGGAGTACACTTTATATTTAGCATTTTAGCCAGCATGGTGGTAATGAGAGTTTGTTTATGATAATTGTCAGACTCCATACCACACCTGCTGATGTCTCACAGTTGTGGTATTTTACCCACATCTAGGTAAAATCAACATATTTTGAACTGTATATTTTGATAAAGGGCTGCAGAACTGTAGATTTAAACATTTCCTTTAAGTTCAACTTTGGGGAATTTTTTGATGCACTGCTGATTCATTGATGCTTAGTGGATTATTGAGGTGTCAGCAGATAGGACAAATACCCACCTATTGTGCATATGCAAGCATTATTCTACAATGTTCGTGGCTGCATCAGTAGTTGTTTGAAATGTGCAAGCATTATTCAAATTATTTCACATGGTCCCATGCACTATGAATTGTGTAAACATGTGGCGCACCGTGGACCTACTAGGCACGACAAATCTATGCCTTGTGTCAATTGCATCTTATGATTTTCTGATGGAGACAATAATAGCGTAGTATGGCCTTGGTCATCCCTGTACTACTCAACTATAAATTGAACTTCCTGATCACAGAATCagaatatatatatgtttaaACTATTTGCTTATTTCTATTGCACATATGAAAATAAACAAATACTAATGTGTAAAGTAGGGAGTTTAAAAAGAAGTTTGTTAAGTTCTAAGATAAGGACAGATAGGGCAAGCACCAGAGCGTTCATTGCCCCAGCTTTGAAGTTGTGGTGGTATTGAGGCCTCCTCTCTCGTGCCATGTATACCATTGTTGGTAGTACATTAACCTCCCTGTCATTTTGCATTGACGTGGAATCTAGAAAACGAGCGAACTGTCAGAATTAGGAGGCTCAAATGTTATGAAGTTCCTCACTCCACAATTATTAAATCACGCTCCAGTTTGGAGGGCAGGAAAGCTACCTGAAGAATTGGCTCGTGATTTTTGGGAGTCATTTCTGAATTCCATTCAGAAAATCCTTTATGCTTTGCTTTTATTTCTTCTGGAATTTTGCCTGACACAACAGCTGAATCAATTCGCTTAGTCATTTCCTCGTACAGGCCCTGCCCAATGGAACCTCAGTCCTGAATATGCATACCTTGACGAATGACCATTCTTTCAAGGTGCACAGATCATCACGGGGCTTATCTGACTCTGAGAAGTAAGCAGCTGGTGACCTTGGCTCAACTTTGTATGTCTTGCAAAATGGGAGCCAATGCTTTGCGAACACGGAGGCCCTCCCATAGAGCATAGAAAGTGAGAATCGAGCCTCCATCGTCCGAGAGGTAGACGTTTAATTTCTCAGCTGGGTAGTTGTATGCCATGACCGATAGCACAGTGGAGATGACTTGAGCTTGTTCGGCTAGACGGAAAAATCACTGTTTATGCTGGAAACACTGTTCATACtggtttgttgcgagagaaaaacactgtcccAGCTGAAAAATAAGCCGGCTTCTTGCTCAGCCGAACAAGATTTGGTGGTTCTGATTGTGGGTCTGCAGTGCACACGAAGATGTCCACGCAAGGCAGTCGTTCTCCAAATCTGTGCCAAATGATACGGTTCGTCAGTTCGTTAAATCTCAGTGTATAGCATAATTACTCAAATTTATTGTGCATGAAAGGTACTTTAAAGAAAAATCAATCATTCCAGTTATGATCTAGGCTACTTGATCCGTTCGTTCTGTGCTGTACCTTTACCGGGTGTCGTTATTTTGTTATTATATGGagagcagggggggggggggggggggggggggggggggggggggcggaccTGTTGATCAGATATTAGAACCCAGTTTGTGCATACTGTTTTAA
Above is a genomic segment from Miscanthus floridulus cultivar M001 chromosome 3, ASM1932011v1, whole genome shotgun sequence containing:
- the LOC136542055 gene encoding uncharacterized protein isoform X2; the protein is MEGVATAVSLFRPRASACLTIVLAENSGNARRSPGSGGRSRVSRRSLEMSPSGAGMSNVRRHGSREAEAAARSGITRVPNLGPAVFTKRAGMSKDTFINLGVSHHRAVAVVRLLRIEKGKAFVDLLNERANDSGEKEIGYVERTLGFSTRYLEDRDIRLVTAIVAGTVRWKRYLDYLIMSLCSEVKVFREMEPLLLQILRIGFFEILKLDVPAYAAVNENVRLAKVALRPGAGNMVNAILRKLVLLKETDSLPLPKIEGDDRAQARAVSIIYSHPVWMVRRWIRFHGKDEALRLMNWNNSDPHFSLRVNTSKGYTRADLIKRLESLQVHYEESIMDEFVCVREGMQSVLQAGLLKDGICAVQDESAGLVVFVVDPQPGETIVDCCAAPGGKTLFMASRLSGEGKIWALDINKGRLRILMDAAKLHGLDDMIVDIHADLRLYAKETTAKYDKVLLDAPCSGLGVLSKRADLRWNRQLEDLEELMCLQDELLDSASILVKPGGILIYSTCSIDPEENEKRIAAFVQRHPEFAPQSVCGYVPTEFITDEGFYCSNPTKHSMDGAFAARLVRSSH
- the LOC136542055 gene encoding uncharacterized protein isoform X4 — encoded protein: MEGVATAVSLFRPRASACLTIVLAENSGNARRSPGSGGRSRVSRRSLEMSPSGAGMSNVRRHGSREAEAAARSGMSKDTFINLGVSHHRAVAVVRLLRIEKGKAFVDLLNERANDSGEKEIGYVERTLGFSTRYLEDRDIRLVTAIVAGTVRWKRYLDYLIMSLCSEVKVFREMEPLLLQILRIGFFEILKLDVPAYAAVNENVRLAKVALRPGAGNMVNAILRKLVLLKETDSLPLPKIEGDDRAQARAVSIIYSHPVWMVRRWIRFHGKDEALRLMNWNNSDPHFSLRVNTSKGYTRADLIKRLESLQVHYEESIMDEFVCVREGMQSVLQAGLLKDGICAVQDESAGLVVFVVDPQPGETIVDCCAAPGGKTLFMASRLSGEGKIWALDINKGRLRILMDAAKLHGLDDMIVDIHADLRLYAKETTAKYDKVLLDAPCSGLGVLSKRADLRWNRQLEDLEELMCLQDELLDSASILVKPGGILIYSTCSIDPEENEKRIAAFVQRHPEFAPQSVCGYVPTEFITDEGFYCSNPTKHSMDGAFAARLVRSSH
- the LOC136542055 gene encoding uncharacterized protein isoform X5, which codes for MSPSGAGMSNVRRHGSREAEAAARSGITRVPNLGPAVFTKRAGMSKDTFINLGVSHHRAVIYVICVLEAVAVVRLLRIEKGKAFVDLLNERANDSGEKEIGYVERTLGFSTRYLEDRDIRLVTAIVAGTVRWKRYLDYLIMSLCSEVKVFREMEPLLLQILRIGFFEILKLDVPAYAAVNENVRLAKVALRPGAGNMVNAILRKLVLLKETDSLPLPKIEGDDRAQARAVSIIYSHPVWMVRRWIRFHGKDEALRLMNWNNSDPHFSLRVNTSKGYTRADLIKRLESLQVHYEESIMDEFVCVREGMQSVLQAGLLKDGICAVQDESAGLVVFVVDPQPGETIVDCCAAPGGKTLFMASRLSGEGKIWALDINKGRLRILMDAAKLHGLDDMIVDIHADLRLYAKETTAKYDKVLLDAPCSGLGVLSKRADLRWNRQLEDLEELMCLQDELLDSASILVKPGGILIYSTCSIDPEENEKRIAAFVQRHPEFAPQSVCGYVPTEFITDEGFYCSNPTKHSMDGAFAARLVRSSH
- the LOC136542055 gene encoding uncharacterized protein isoform X3 → MEGVATAVSLFRPRASACLTIVLAENSGNARRSPGSGGRSRVSRRSLEMSPSGAGMSNVRRHGSREAEAAARSGMSKDTFINLGVSHHRAVIYVICVLEAVAVVRLLRIEKGKAFVDLLNERANDSGEKEIGYVERTLGFSTRYLEDRDIRLVTAIVAGTVRWKRYLDYLIMSLCSEVKVFREMEPLLLQILRIGFFEILKLDVPAYAAVNENVRLAKVALRPGAGNMVNAILRKLVLLKETDSLPLPKIEGDDRAQARAVSIIYSHPVWMVRRWIRFHGKDEALRLMNWNNSDPHFSLRVNTSKGYTRADLIKRLESLQVHYEESIMDEFVCVREGMQSVLQAGLLKDGICAVQDESAGLVVFVVDPQPGETIVDCCAAPGGKTLFMASRLSGEGKIWALDINKGRLRILMDAAKLHGLDDMIVDIHADLRLYAKETTAKYDKVLLDAPCSGLGVLSKRADLRWNRQLEDLEELMCLQDELLDSASILVKPGGILIYSTCSIDPEENEKRIAAFVQRHPEFAPQSVCGYVPTEFITDEGFYCSNPTKHSMDGAFAARLVRSSH
- the LOC136542055 gene encoding uncharacterized protein isoform X1, coding for MEGVATAVSLFRPRASACLTIVLAENSGNARRSPGSGGRSRVSRRSLEMSPSGAGMSNVRRHGSREAEAAARSGITRVPNLGPAVFTKRAGMSKDTFINLGVSHHRAVIYVICVLEAVAVVRLLRIEKGKAFVDLLNERANDSGEKEIGYVERTLGFSTRYLEDRDIRLVTAIVAGTVRWKRYLDYLIMSLCSEVKVFREMEPLLLQILRIGFFEILKLDVPAYAAVNENVRLAKVALRPGAGNMVNAILRKLVLLKETDSLPLPKIEGDDRAQARAVSIIYSHPVWMVRRWIRFHGKDEALRLMNWNNSDPHFSLRVNTSKGYTRADLIKRLESLQVHYEESIMDEFVCVREGMQSVLQAGLLKDGICAVQDESAGLVVFVVDPQPGETIVDCCAAPGGKTLFMASRLSGEGKIWALDINKGRLRILMDAAKLHGLDDMIVDIHADLRLYAKETTAKYDKVLLDAPCSGLGVLSKRADLRWNRQLEDLEELMCLQDELLDSASILVKPGGILIYSTCSIDPEENEKRIAAFVQRHPEFAPQSVCGYVPTEFITDEGFYCSNPTKHSMDGAFAARLVRSSH